A single genomic interval of Clostridium facile harbors:
- a CDS encoding AraC family transcriptional regulator — protein sequence MGIHRPNEYLSSILKMENREIITHKIHRKNYVPSPEMLSINIDPVTKQQYYTFHWKTGNVPPNIEIDISTDYYLSSKLKDKQKFGTKLHNHDFFEIVYVYSGKCMSLISGKEQMLYSGDICLYNLQAIHRLQRFQPEDTVFNILIRQDLFQRSFLDMLAENDMITDFFIQSIYTINNRAGQIVLHPDPNYHCEKIIQSMIEVFYRDEPMSHSMMKALLVLLLGEMTKQYRSHFDMLGDTDSNRLKLSDVISYINEHYESITLEELSAHFGYTTRSMARYFQRYSNTSFKEIVQHFRFHQACSYLQDSIKTIQEIAEIVGYSERSSFERAFKQKYRISPVEYRKRYQNKMSKSTKIDG from the coding sequence GTGGGAATCCATCGTCCAAATGAATACCTTTCCTCTATTTTAAAAATGGAGAATAGAGAGATTATTACACATAAAATTCATCGGAAAAATTATGTTCCCTCTCCAGAAATGCTTTCAATTAACATTGATCCTGTTACAAAACAACAATACTATACTTTTCATTGGAAAACAGGGAATGTTCCACCAAATATAGAGATTGATATTTCTACTGACTATTATTTATCATCAAAATTAAAAGATAAACAAAAATTTGGAACAAAGCTCCATAACCACGATTTTTTTGAAATTGTATATGTATATTCTGGAAAATGTATGAGTTTAATATCCGGAAAAGAACAAATGTTATATTCAGGGGATATTTGTCTTTATAATCTACAGGCAATCCACAGGTTGCAAAGATTTCAGCCAGAAGACACTGTATTTAATATATTAATACGACAAGATCTATTTCAACGTTCCTTTTTGGATATGCTTGCGGAAAATGATATGATTACTGACTTTTTTATTCAGTCGATTTATACCATCAACAACCGTGCAGGTCAAATTGTATTACATCCTGATCCAAATTATCATTGTGAAAAAATTATTCAGTCCATGATAGAAGTTTTTTATCGTGATGAACCTATGAGCCACAGTATGATGAAAGCATTATTGGTTCTACTTCTAGGAGAAATGACAAAACAATATCGGAGCCATTTTGATATGCTAGGAGATACAGATTCAAATAGGCTAAAACTTTCTGATGTGATTTCCTATATTAATGAGCATTATGAGAGTATTACATTAGAAGAATTGTCTGCACATTTTGGTTATACAACTCGTTCTATGGCACGGTATTTCCAAAGGTATAGTAACACATCTTTTAAAGAAATAGTACAGCATTTCCGTTTCCATCAGGCATGCAGCTATTTACAGGATAGTATAAAGACTATACAGGAGATAGCGGAAATTGTGGGGTATTCAGAGCGCTCCAGTTTTGAACGGGCTTTTAAGCAAAAATATAGAATATCTCCAGTAGAATACCGGAAACGGTATCAAAATAAAATGTCAAAAAGCACAAAAATAGATGGTTAA
- a CDS encoding AraC family transcriptional regulator: MDEINQALTSCDLLTGYLDPIIQKLIHNLPNILSSMSTQHSEKKETSSYVQLLGEYVMKPNENISVFLHWPDTKYAPISQRKVQHFHYHDFYEINYLYRGGVKNILQDTTIQQGCNQILLMNPYAYHDPKISDPDTLLFNILIRKEFSAEILSGYSPGNSNLINLFLDNSLGMGPLKPYLLFDNTPQINFILQQMILEYYQGQQYSQQVLYAKLIELWSLFARQQTEKFAQNEHNIPEDVTKILSYLCTHYATTNLSETAKQFGYSSNYLSQYLQRYTGYCYSDLIYNLKMQNATSYLIHSNFSLEEISERLGYSDVNYFRKIFKKKFGISPRAYRNQHKSNA, encoded by the coding sequence ATGGACGAAATTAATCAAGCACTTACTTCTTGCGATTTATTAACAGGATATCTTGATCCAATTATCCAAAAATTAATCCATAATTTACCAAATATACTTTCCTCTATGTCGACACAACATTCTGAGAAAAAGGAGACATCTTCTTATGTTCAGCTCTTAGGGGAATATGTAATGAAGCCTAATGAAAATATCTCTGTATTTCTTCATTGGCCGGATACAAAATATGCACCTATATCGCAACGAAAGGTACAGCATTTCCATTATCATGATTTTTATGAGATCAACTATCTTTACCGAGGTGGTGTAAAAAATATTTTGCAGGATACTACGATACAACAAGGCTGTAACCAAATCCTTCTGATGAATCCTTATGCCTATCATGATCCCAAAATTTCTGACCCCGATACACTGCTGTTTAATATTTTAATCCGAAAAGAGTTTTCCGCGGAAATTTTAAGTGGGTATTCTCCTGGAAATTCAAATCTTATCAATTTATTTTTGGATAATAGCCTTGGTATGGGGCCATTAAAACCCTACTTACTGTTTGACAATACACCACAAATTAATTTTATTTTACAACAAATGATATTAGAGTATTACCAAGGACAGCAGTATTCCCAACAGGTTTTATATGCAAAATTAATTGAGCTATGGTCATTATTCGCACGGCAGCAAACAGAAAAATTCGCACAGAATGAACATAACATACCAGAAGATGTCACAAAAATTTTGTCCTATCTATGTACTCATTATGCTACTACTAACTTATCAGAAACCGCAAAACAGTTTGGCTATTCCTCCAACTATTTATCCCAATACCTCCAACGGTATACAGGTTATTGCTATAGCGATTTGATTTACAATTTAAAAATGCAGAATGCAACCAGTTATTTAATTCATTCCAATTTTTCTTTGGAGGAGATATCAGAACGGCTTGGATATAGTGATGTAAATTATTTCCGAAAAATTTTTAAAAAGAAGTTTGGAATTTCTCCACGGGCGTATCGGAACCAGCATAAATCAAATGCTTGA
- a CDS encoding ATP-binding protein, whose translation MVRKIIKIDKEKCNGCGACVTACHENAIGLVNGKAVLLRDDYCDGLGDCLPTCPTNAISFEEREAAAYDEQAIKANQKKRANHSGCPGSQSKQLQNETVAFPPMEGSCLSQWPVQIKLAPVNAPYFHQSHLLIAADCTAYSYANFHQQFMKGAITLIGCPKLDMVDYSEKLVEIFQHNEIQEITVTRMEVPCCGGMEYAVKTALQKARKQILGKVVTLSTEGNILSIQPL comes from the coding sequence ATGGTTCGAAAAATTATTAAAATTGATAAAGAAAAATGCAATGGATGTGGTGCCTGTGTCACCGCTTGCCATGAAAACGCTATTGGCTTAGTGAATGGTAAAGCTGTTTTACTCCGAGATGATTATTGTGACGGATTGGGAGATTGCCTTCCGACCTGCCCAACCAACGCAATCTCTTTTGAAGAACGAGAAGCTGCTGCCTATGACGAACAAGCTATAAAAGCAAACCAGAAAAAACGAGCCAATCATTCCGGATGTCCAGGCTCCCAATCCAAACAATTGCAAAACGAAACTGTAGCTTTCCCTCCAATGGAAGGAAGCTGTTTGTCCCAATGGCCGGTTCAAATTAAACTTGCTCCTGTCAATGCTCCTTATTTCCATCAATCTCACCTTTTAATTGCAGCCGATTGTACTGCTTATTCCTACGCCAATTTTCACCAACAATTTATGAAAGGAGCTATTACTTTAATTGGATGTCCAAAACTAGATATGGTAGATTATTCTGAAAAATTAGTGGAAATCTTTCAACACAACGAGATTCAAGAAATCACCGTAACCCGTATGGAAGTACCTTGTTGTGGTGGAATGGAGTACGCAGTAAAAACAGCACTGCAAAAAGCTAGAAAACAAATTTTAGGAAAGGTAGTTACCCTTTCTACAGAAGGAAATATTTTGTCCATACAGCCCCTTTAA
- a CDS encoding glycosyl hydrolase, which translates to MSMKKRILSLLLAGAICATTMLSSTTVLAIENNPEQNLTQFEQEFKNPDNDAKAYSRWWINPGRMPEEEVRRLVRLMADSGIGGVELVSLDPKVKINTPEWNEYIKWILEEAKDCGIQVDFTLGQLWPIATPDIIDINDERAEQALYFKDVDFNINSSNMVYQSNQFQFPDEGFDQNRTFKLTAITAAKKLDTGNYDPASAVNLMDISSGAIVDTETGAVKWTAPTEGNWSIFYMYQQSTGKTVGSGFEEVVINHMDIEATKAVIKNWEDAMNDDPELTNMYEENGGSIFGDSLELGDNLLWTTDMLSEFKERRGYDLTPYLPTISMPSYWRGAADIDETSNYEFEGVGYQIRLDVYKTMTELYTENHVSVFRDWAHSHNMTLRYQGSYNAQFEITESSLASDITETEAWGHKDTIDAYRLQSGVAHMKGDQIYSSESAETNTTSWRQTWTGSDQKNNNDPYTQNDPGLFHYINRLFVTGVNKNILHGFSGKVYDLDGLYYPEKKSWPGYGTMCGMGYSNEWDDKTPLWEVVKEMTDYMSRAQMVLQQGQGDIDLAMYRLYYRDNYTGVEPEVTDLEYAGYSYDYITPALLELPNATVGINEGQTVLAPYSLNDDGTLDTSSEGPSYKALVLDQRMNQISGEKQASDMPLDTARQILEYAKSGLPIFIVGKAPTRTDSYPGSDEEVGAIDALESANQELQAIMETLQTMTNVKTVSDRTELISALEDFNILPDAAPEEPSSNLFYHRTTEEAELYYIYNNSLTEATQQTITFQGEGFPYLLDPWSGEITPIAEYTKQDDQVTMEIELEPGDTKFIAIAKPGWSSKQPEQSAIQTDADSLSYDQDGNLVMHTTLAGNYTVTLSDGNAINVIVDAAENPINLNHWEMTLHEWAPLLEEEDWVEPDDYLKTQIIDKGPYTLTELVPWYEISEDLARSGGIGEYNTSFELEKGWKEGQGAILKFTQVSDGMKLYVNGAKVWINQFSNQADIGPYLVSGTNTIKVEVNSSLANYKFGTTDSQTYAFGIIGEVTLTPYIQTEVNTVETNKSILNSVIAYADAAKESGEYDDAIESVQKSFDEALENAKTVAADKNASQEVIDEAWKILLNEIHKLGFVAGDKTELASLIAAAEEIDLSKYIEAGQAEFTAALEAAQKIYQDGDAMQVEINEVADNLLNAMLNLRFKADKSILEEVVQEAEKVDANAYTEESYAVLQSVVEKAKEVIADENATQEQVDAAVSSVQEAMKGLVAVERPTTETPADNNADGTQAGQEITTTKANAARTGDFTPIAGVMALALAGAALLLTYKRK; encoded by the coding sequence ATGAGTATGAAAAAAAGGATATTATCTTTATTGTTGGCAGGCGCCATATGTGCTACAACAATGCTATCTAGCACAACTGTTTTGGCAATAGAAAATAATCCAGAACAAAATCTTACCCAATTTGAACAAGAATTTAAAAATCCAGACAACGATGCCAAAGCGTATAGTCGTTGGTGGATTAATCCAGGCAGAATGCCAGAAGAAGAAGTCCGTCGTTTGGTTCGCCTTATGGCAGATAGTGGTATTGGCGGAGTTGAATTGGTTTCTCTGGATCCTAAAGTAAAAATTAATACACCAGAATGGAACGAGTATATAAAATGGATATTAGAAGAAGCAAAAGATTGTGGCATTCAAGTTGATTTCACTCTTGGGCAACTTTGGCCAATTGCAACACCAGATATTATAGATATCAATGATGAAAGAGCAGAACAGGCACTGTACTTTAAAGATGTGGATTTTAATATAAATTCATCCAATATGGTTTATCAATCCAATCAATTTCAATTTCCAGATGAAGGATTTGATCAAAACCGTACATTTAAATTGACAGCTATAACAGCAGCAAAAAAACTAGATACTGGAAATTATGACCCTGCTTCTGCAGTTAATTTAATGGATATTTCTAGTGGTGCTATCGTAGATACTGAAACTGGAGCAGTAAAATGGACAGCTCCAACAGAGGGAAATTGGAGCATATTCTATATGTACCAACAATCAACAGGTAAAACTGTTGGCTCTGGATTTGAAGAAGTTGTAATTAATCATATGGATATAGAAGCAACAAAAGCAGTCATTAAAAATTGGGAAGATGCTATGAACGATGACCCAGAACTAACAAATATGTATGAAGAAAATGGTGGTAGTATCTTTGGCGATTCTTTAGAATTAGGCGATAATCTGTTGTGGACAACAGACATGCTTTCTGAATTTAAAGAACGTAGAGGATATGATTTAACTCCATATTTGCCTACTATTTCTATGCCTAGTTATTGGCGTGGGGCTGCTGATATTGACGAAACTTCAAATTATGAATTTGAAGGGGTTGGTTATCAAATCCGACTAGATGTTTACAAAACTATGACAGAGTTATATACAGAAAATCATGTATCTGTCTTTCGAGATTGGGCTCATTCCCATAATATGACCTTACGCTATCAGGGCTCATATAATGCACAGTTTGAAATTACAGAAAGTTCTTTGGCATCTGATATTACTGAAACAGAAGCTTGGGGACATAAAGATACAATTGATGCTTACCGCTTACAAAGTGGTGTAGCACATATGAAAGGAGATCAGATCTATTCGTCTGAATCTGCTGAAACAAACACTACTTCATGGAGGCAGACATGGACTGGTTCTGATCAAAAAAATAATAATGATCCCTATACCCAAAACGATCCAGGTTTATTCCACTATATAAACAGATTATTTGTAACAGGGGTAAATAAGAACATATTACATGGTTTTTCTGGTAAAGTTTATGATCTTGATGGACTATATTACCCAGAAAAAAAATCATGGCCAGGTTATGGAACCATGTGTGGTATGGGATATTCCAATGAATGGGATGATAAAACACCATTATGGGAAGTTGTTAAAGAAATGACAGATTATATGTCACGTGCCCAAATGGTATTACAGCAAGGGCAAGGGGATATTGACTTGGCTATGTACAGGTTATACTATCGGGATAATTATACTGGTGTTGAGCCAGAGGTTACAGATTTAGAATATGCAGGATATTCTTATGATTATATCACCCCTGCTTTGTTGGAACTTCCAAATGCCACTGTTGGAATAAACGAAGGGCAAACTGTTTTGGCTCCATATAGTTTAAATGATGATGGTACTTTGGATACTTCTTCGGAAGGACCATCCTATAAAGCTTTGGTGTTAGACCAAAGGATGAATCAGATAAGTGGTGAAAAACAGGCCTCTGACATGCCTTTGGATACCGCAAGACAAATTTTAGAATATGCAAAATCAGGTTTACCTATTTTTATTGTAGGGAAAGCGCCAACTAGAACGGATTCTTATCCAGGTTCTGATGAAGAGGTTGGAGCCATTGATGCATTGGAATCCGCGAATCAAGAGTTACAGGCAATCATGGAAACATTGCAAACTATGACCAATGTAAAAACGGTATCCGACCGTACAGAGCTAATATCAGCATTGGAAGATTTTAATATTCTTCCTGATGCAGCTCCAGAAGAACCATCTAGCAATTTATTCTACCATCGAACTACAGAAGAAGCAGAACTGTATTATATTTATAACAATAGTTTAACAGAAGCAACACAACAGACCATAACATTTCAAGGAGAAGGCTTCCCTTATTTGCTTGATCCATGGAGTGGAGAAATCACACCAATAGCGGAATATACAAAACAAGATGATCAAGTAACTATGGAAATAGAGCTGGAACCTGGAGATACTAAGTTTATTGCCATTGCAAAACCAGGTTGGAGTAGCAAACAGCCAGAACAATCTGCTATCCAAACAGATGCGGATAGCCTAAGTTATGACCAGGATGGAAATCTTGTGATGCATACAACATTGGCAGGAAATTATACAGTAACACTATCGGATGGTAACGCAATAAATGTTATAGTGGATGCGGCAGAAAATCCAATCAACTTAAATCATTGGGAAATGACTCTCCACGAATGGGCTCCACTATTAGAGGAAGAAGATTGGGTAGAACCAGACGATTATTTAAAAACCCAAATTATTGATAAAGGTCCATATACATTAACAGAGTTAGTACCTTGGTACGAAATTTCAGAAGATTTAGCACGTTCTGGAGGAATAGGGGAATACAATACTTCATTTGAACTGGAAAAAGGCTGGAAAGAAGGTCAGGGTGCTATCCTAAAATTTACCCAGGTTTCTGATGGAATGAAACTTTATGTAAATGGTGCAAAAGTGTGGATTAATCAATTTTCCAACCAGGCAGATATAGGTCCATATCTAGTATCTGGAACCAACACCATTAAAGTAGAAGTAAACTCCAGTTTGGCAAACTATAAGTTTGGTACAACGGATAGTCAAACTTATGCGTTTGGCATTATTGGAGAAGTTACCTTGACACCATATATCCAAACAGAAGTAAATACAGTGGAAACAAATAAATCGATCTTAAACTCTGTCATTGCATATGCAGATGCTGCAAAAGAAAGCGGGGAATATGATGATGCTATTGAATCGGTGCAAAAATCTTTTGATGAAGCACTAGAAAACGCTAAAACAGTAGCAGCAGATAAAAATGCAAGTCAAGAAGTAATTGATGAAGCATGGAAAATATTGCTGAATGAAATTCACAAATTAGGTTTTGTAGCTGGTGATAAAACAGAGTTAGCAAGCTTAATCGCAGCGGCGGAAGAAATCGATCTGAGCAAATATATAGAAGCCGGTCAAGCGGAATTTACTGCAGCATTGGAAGCAGCACAAAAAATCTATCAAGATGGAGACGCTATGCAGGTGGAAATCAACGAAGTAGCAGATAACCTGTTAAATGCAATGCTGAACCTAAGGTTTAAAGCAGACAAATCCATTTTAGAAGAAGTAGTACAAGAAGCAGAAAAAGTGGACGCAAATGCATATACAGAAGAAAGTTATGCGGTATTACAATCAGTAGTAGAAAAAGCAAAAGAAGTAATAGCGGATGAAAACGCTACTCAAGAACAAGTAGATGCAGCAGTATCAAGTGTACAAGAAGCAATGAAAGGGTTAGTAGCAGTAGAAAGGCCAACTACCGAAACACCAGCAGATAACAACGCGGATGGTACACAAGCAGGACAGGAAATCACTACAACTAAAGCGAACGCAGCAAGAACCGGTGACTTTACTCCAATCGCAGGAGTAATGGCATTGGCATTAGCAGGTGCAGCATTATTACTCACTTATAAAAGAAAATAG
- a CDS encoding diaminopimelate dehydrogenase, whose translation MTKIRVGIAGYGNLGKGVEMAIAQNPDMELVGVFTRRQPQDVKTIRPETKAYHIDDAAKMTNDIDVMILCGGSATDLPKQGPEFVKLFHTIDSFDTHAKIPEYFEHMDQTAKAAGKVGIISVGWDPGLFSLNRMYAGAVLPNGKDYTFWGKGISQGHSDAIRRIEGVQDAKQYTIPIEKAVEEVRSGSNPELTTREKHLRECFVVAKPGADTAKIEQEIKTMPNYFSDYDTVVHFISQEELNERHSGMPHGGFVIRSGKTGANQETKQIIEYNLKLESNPEFTGSVLVAYARAAYRMSQEGVTGAKTVLDVPPAYLSAKSGAELRKELL comes from the coding sequence ATGACAAAGATTAGAGTTGGCATCGCTGGTTACGGTAACTTGGGAAAAGGCGTCGAAATGGCAATTGCTCAAAACCCAGATATGGAACTAGTTGGTGTATTTACCCGTCGTCAACCTCAAGATGTAAAAACAATTCGCCCAGAAACAAAAGCTTATCATATTGACGATGCTGCTAAAATGACAAATGATATCGATGTTATGATTCTCTGTGGTGGCAGCGCTACTGACCTTCCTAAACAAGGTCCTGAATTTGTAAAATTGTTTCATACAATTGATAGTTTTGATACCCACGCAAAAATTCCTGAATATTTTGAACATATGGATCAAACTGCAAAAGCCGCTGGAAAAGTTGGCATTATCTCTGTAGGTTGGGATCCAGGTTTGTTCTCATTAAACCGTATGTATGCTGGTGCTGTATTGCCAAACGGAAAAGACTATACTTTTTGGGGAAAAGGAATAAGCCAAGGACACTCTGATGCAATCCGTAGAATTGAAGGTGTTCAAGATGCAAAGCAGTACACCATTCCAATTGAGAAAGCAGTAGAAGAAGTTCGTTCTGGTAGCAATCCAGAGTTGACTACTAGGGAAAAACATCTGCGTGAATGTTTTGTAGTTGCAAAACCAGGAGCAGATACTGCTAAAATTGAGCAAGAAATTAAAACAATGCCAAACTATTTTTCCGATTATGATACTGTGGTTCATTTTATTTCCCAAGAAGAATTAAACGAAAGACACAGTGGTATGCCACATGGCGGCTTTGTCATCCGCAGTGGAAAAACCGGAGCAAACCAGGAAACAAAACAGATTATTGAATATAACTTAAAGCTGGAATCCAATCCAGAATTTACTGGAAGTGTTTTAGTTGCTTATGCGCGTGCGGCTTACCGTATGTCCCAAGAAGGAGTAACTGGCGCTAAAACTGTTTTAGATGTACCACCTGCTTATTTATCCGCAAAATCTGGAGCAGAACTAAGAAAAGAACTGCTGTAA
- a CDS encoding glycosyl hydrolase — translation MKGRKFRAKKVLPLLMCLSLAAATCITSVGAVSTESQSNSFVEKMNGLFQNPAMEYRPEIRWWLAEGSHTDETLKESIQELYQDGYGAIEFVTLDESAYLDNATYAWGSEEWVHDSHLIVEECTKLGMGVSFTSGTHWSTANLTTITPDDPAASQELGYRTVNLTAGQQFSGVLPTPELTVNATKMRLVEVVTAKKTSVSEDGKTIRLDPDSLTDITDTAVQQLDGTWTIDYTAPIDGDYILFSFWQYGTSETYKPASTGEAYTINYFSREGADALIEYWNENVLTPDLQQMIQENGDVSLYMDSLELSTRGTNSTGNLWCDDYEKEFSSRRGYDVGKYLPIFTLQSNVTFMSEPLYSYTLEGEEDLCNKLRNDLYQTNTELYMEECLDVLTEWLHRFGMTLRAENSYGYFFEISQPVKSLDYVETESLEFNTEPDMYRSQGGAAHLYGKTYSSETGALGGENYYRNHEYYRQIFYTQFAAGIQRTVLHGYSSAYGPEQNCSWPGYEGMMPFFSERFSKRQPASLDYPEINQHLARIQTALRQGTVKMDLGILRNDYYINNASEFQRPFEENYLHNHKAFYWQDMTLQDAGYTYDYFSPMLLQDDEITCTNGQIQADGVGYQGLIVYQEELPYESAQVLYQWAKDGLPVVIVDGETQEEIRNNMIKVNTSAAIQTPFNDGKDEQLIQLMDQIKQLDNVAVVNQAKDTYEALMQLGIRPRAEYVESNDSLLSVLHQAEDASYLYVYNYMYEEEQNDIGQISLDGIYKPYALNTWTGEITELAEYSYQGNRTILNVDLAPGDITVFVLDPNNQGEKTVVSSENVDKVTVENGNTTMYVANSGKAVLNYSDGTSYTKEVSVPEDIQLDNWNLVVQDWQPGDKITRTEDRGFGYTTTEVTYDTNKVDINVGQTDLIPWKDITQVGGTVSGVGSYTTTFTLPENWDNSLYSLQFQADSFSGGTAAIFINGKQVNGNMDNCTADLSEFAQPGENTIEVRVTSSLRNRTYDLGYDVNWTMWHQTPEIDSYGMVGDTTLKVYTKVVGQSTDQPSSDNPETPSTNESTNSPQTGDAAPIIGITVLTMASATMLIFRKKK, via the coding sequence ATGAAAGGAAGAAAGTTTCGAGCAAAAAAAGTGTTGCCACTTTTGATGTGTCTTTCTTTGGCAGCTGCTACTTGTATTACTTCAGTAGGTGCTGTATCCACAGAGTCACAGTCAAATTCTTTCGTAGAAAAAATGAATGGGCTTTTTCAAAATCCGGCAATGGAATACCGTCCAGAAATACGCTGGTGGTTAGCAGAAGGTTCCCATACAGATGAAACACTAAAAGAATCCATCCAGGAATTATATCAGGATGGATATGGAGCCATTGAGTTTGTTACCTTAGATGAATCCGCGTATTTGGATAATGCCACATATGCCTGGGGTTCGGAAGAATGGGTACATGACTCCCACTTAATTGTAGAGGAATGTACCAAACTGGGTATGGGAGTTAGCTTTACCAGCGGAACCCATTGGTCAACAGCCAATTTAACTACGATTACACCGGATGATCCAGCAGCATCCCAGGAATTAGGTTACCGTACTGTTAATTTAACTGCTGGTCAGCAATTTAGTGGCGTCCTTCCCACACCGGAATTAACCGTAAACGCTACCAAGATGCGTTTAGTCGAAGTAGTAACAGCAAAGAAAACTTCTGTATCAGAAGATGGGAAAACCATCCGCCTGGATCCGGATTCTCTAACTGATATCACAGATACTGCTGTACAACAGCTAGATGGAACATGGACAATAGATTATACAGCCCCCATAGATGGAGATTATATTTTATTTTCCTTTTGGCAGTATGGCACCAGTGAAACCTATAAGCCAGCTTCCACTGGAGAAGCATACACCATTAACTATTTTTCTAGAGAAGGCGCCGATGCTTTAATTGAATATTGGAATGAAAACGTCCTCACTCCAGATTTACAACAGATGATCCAGGAAAACGGGGATGTATCCCTTTATATGGATTCTTTGGAATTGAGTACCCGCGGTACAAATTCTACCGGAAACCTGTGGTGTGATGATTATGAAAAAGAATTTTCTTCTAGAAGGGGTTATGATGTTGGAAAATATCTACCTATCTTCACCCTACAATCCAATGTTACTTTTATGTCTGAACCTTTATACTCTTATACATTAGAAGGGGAAGAAGACTTATGTAATAAATTGAGGAATGATTTGTATCAAACCAATACTGAATTGTATATGGAAGAATGTTTGGATGTACTGACAGAATGGCTGCATCGTTTTGGGATGACCTTACGTGCGGAAAATTCCTATGGCTATTTCTTCGAAATTTCTCAACCAGTAAAATCATTGGACTATGTGGAAACAGAATCTTTGGAGTTTAATACAGAGCCAGACATGTACCGCTCCCAAGGCGGGGCTGCCCACTTATATGGAAAAACTTATTCCAGCGAAACTGGTGCGTTGGGTGGGGAAAACTACTACCGCAACCATGAATACTACCGCCAAATTTTTTATACCCAATTTGCGGCTGGTATCCAAAGGACCGTATTACATGGCTATTCTTCCGCTTACGGGCCAGAACAAAATTGTTCCTGGCCAGGGTATGAAGGTATGATGCCATTTTTCTCAGAGCGGTTTAGTAAACGCCAACCAGCCTCTCTGGATTATCCTGAAATCAATCAGCATTTAGCACGTATCCAAACAGCATTGCGTCAAGGTACAGTAAAAATGGATTTGGGAATTTTAAGGAATGACTACTATATTAACAACGCTTCCGAATTTCAGCGCCCATTTGAGGAAAATTATTTACACAATCACAAGGCATTTTATTGGCAGGATATGACGTTACAAGATGCGGGATACACTTATGACTATTTTTCACCAATGTTGTTACAAGATGACGAAATCACTTGTACAAACGGACAAATCCAGGCAGACGGTGTAGGCTATCAAGGATTGATTGTTTATCAGGAAGAGCTTCCTTATGAATCGGCTCAGGTATTATACCAATGGGCAAAAGATGGCCTACCAGTTGTCATTGTCGATGGTGAAACACAGGAAGAAATCCGCAATAATATGATAAAAGTTAATACCAGTGCGGCAATTCAAACACCATTCAACGATGGAAAAGATGAGCAACTAATCCAGTTAATGGATCAAATTAAACAATTGGACAATGTGGCTGTTGTTAATCAGGCCAAAGATACCTATGAAGCCCTAATGCAACTGGGCATCCGTCCACGTGCTGAATATGTAGAATCCAATGATTCTCTACTTAGTGTACTGCATCAAGCAGAGGATGCTAGCTATTTATACGTTTACAACTATATGTATGAAGAGGAACAAAACGATATCGGTCAGATTTCTTTGGATGGTATTTATAAACCATATGCTCTGAATACTTGGACGGGAGAAATTACAGAATTAGCGGAATATTCCTATCAAGGCAACAGGACAATTTTAAATGTAGACCTAGCACCAGGTGACATTACGGTGTTCGTGTTAGATCCAAATAATCAAGGAGAAAAAACAGTTGTTTCTTCTGAAAACGTGGACAAAGTAACCGTAGAAAATGGAAACACCACCATGTATGTCGCGAATTCTGGCAAAGCTGTATTGAATTACAGTGATGGAACCAGCTATACAAAAGAAGTATCTGTTCCAGAAGATATCCAATTAGATAACTGGAATCTGGTAGTACAGGATTGGCAGCCTGGTGATAAAATAACCCGTACTGAAGACAGAGGTTTTGGATATACAACAACCGAAGTAACTTATGATACCAACAAGGTTGATATCAACGTAGGACAAACAGATCTGATTCCATGGAAAGATATCACACAAGTAGGTGGAACCGTATCTGGCGTTGGAAGTTATACTACTACTTTCACCTTACCAGAAAATTGGGATAATTCCCTTTATTCATTGCAGTTCCAAGCGGATTCCTTTAGTGGTGGAACAGCCGCAATTTTCATAAATGGAAAACAGGTTAACGGAAATATGGATAATTGCACAGCCGACCTTTCTGAATTTGCCCAACCTGGCGAAAATACAATTGAAGTTCGGGTAACCAGCAGTTTAAGGAACAGAACGTATGATTTAGGTTATGATGTAAACTGGACGATGTGGCATCAAACCCCAGAAATTGATTCTTATGGAATGGTGGGAGATACTACTCTAAAGGTATACACAAAAGTAGTAGGACAATCTACTGACCAACCTTCTTCTGATAATCCGGAAACTCCTTCTACTAATGAATCTACAAATTCACCTCAGACAGGAGATGCTGCTCCAATAATAGGGATCACTGTATTGACAATGGCAAGTGCAACAATGTTGATCTTCCGTAAAAAGAAATAG